One Desulfarculaceae bacterium DNA window includes the following coding sequences:
- a CDS encoding CBS domain-containing protein, with protein sequence MEQFHWQRILEFVRGVSPFDGLDQATLERMVSAMEVAFYPRGQVILERGGTTPGYLYFIQSGSARVSLPDPEAEGGELLVDERGEGDTFGALSMLQGGSAMFRVSAREDLICYQLPKDAFLALCAEHPEIKSRYSASLARNLRAVREQVTCELPAVAGLEGLSLSAALVRSTVGELMSAHPVTCAPMMPVRSAARIMTQRQVGSIVVAEEGGHPLGILTDTDFRVRVMLRARSLDDPVAEFMSTPPHTIAPDAYAFQALLAMSHHGVHHLVVTEDERVVGVLSDRDLQAMTGSSPVGVVRAIDHVGSVDELVRLHPSIDRVVELLLKMGGSAKEMLQIVTEFNDRVTVKLIELIEEDMDNRGQGRPPVPYCWMALGSEGRREQTLRTDQDNALIFANVPESSATRVKAWFLGFAERVVEGLVRCGFPRCTGGVMASNPDWCQSETGWRNTFLRWVQDPKPATLRLGSIFFDFREIYAEADYLEALGLALREAIEVNRLFLRHMAANSLYNRPPLGFLRQFVVEKSGEHANQLNLKLSGLTPIVDGARVMALDLGITSTNTLERLAAIEARGIIKPELAADLKEAFSFITLLRISRHLEARAAGKTPDNFVDPESLTNFQRKMLKEAFKVVSELQSLLEQRYQTRLIT encoded by the coding sequence ATGGAACAGTTCCACTGGCAGCGCATCCTGGAGTTCGTGCGCGGGGTGAGCCCCTTTGACGGCCTGGACCAGGCCACCCTGGAGCGCATGGTTTCGGCCATGGAGGTGGCCTTCTATCCCCGGGGCCAGGTGATCCTGGAGCGGGGCGGCACTACCCCTGGCTACCTCTATTTCATCCAAAGCGGCTCGGCCCGGGTGAGCCTGCCCGACCCCGAGGCCGAAGGCGGCGAGCTGTTGGTGGACGAGCGCGGCGAGGGCGACACCTTCGGCGCCCTGTCCATGCTCCAGGGCGGCTCGGCCATGTTCCGGGTGAGCGCCCGGGAAGACCTGATCTGCTACCAGCTGCCCAAGGATGCTTTTCTGGCCCTGTGCGCCGAGCACCCGGAGATAAAGAGCCGCTACTCCGCCTCCCTGGCCAGGAATCTGCGCGCGGTGCGCGAGCAGGTGACCTGCGAGCTGCCCGCCGTGGCCGGCCTGGAAGGCCTGAGCCTCAGCGCGGCCCTGGTGCGCTCCACGGTGGGCGAGCTGATGAGCGCCCATCCGGTGACTTGCGCGCCCATGATGCCGGTGCGTTCGGCGGCGCGCATCATGACCCAGCGCCAGGTGGGCTCCATCGTGGTGGCCGAGGAGGGCGGCCATCCCCTGGGCATCCTCACCGACACCGACTTCCGGGTGCGGGTGATGCTCAGGGCCCGCAGCCTGGACGACCCGGTGGCCGAGTTCATGTCCACCCCACCCCACACCATCGCGCCGGACGCCTATGCCTTCCAGGCGCTGTTGGCCATGAGCCACCACGGGGTGCACCACCTGGTGGTCACCGAGGACGAGCGCGTGGTGGGGGTGCTATCCGACCGCGATCTCCAGGCCATGACCGGCTCTTCGCCCGTCGGAGTGGTCAGGGCTATCGACCACGTGGGCTCGGTGGACGAGCTGGTGCGCCTGCATCCCAGCATCGACCGGGTGGTGGAACTGCTGCTCAAAATGGGCGGCTCGGCCAAGGAGATGCTCCAGATCGTCACCGAGTTCAACGACCGGGTCACGGTGAAGCTCATCGAGCTGATCGAGGAGGACATGGACAACCGGGGCCAGGGGCGGCCGCCGGTGCCCTATTGCTGGATGGCCCTGGGCAGCGAGGGCCGCCGCGAACAGACCCTGCGCACCGACCAGGACAATGCCCTGATCTTCGCCAACGTGCCCGAAAGCAGCGCCACCCGGGTCAAGGCCTGGTTCCTGGGCTTCGCCGAGCGGGTGGTGGAGGGCCTGGTGCGCTGCGGCTTCCCGCGCTGCACCGGCGGGGTGATGGCCTCCAACCCGGACTGGTGTCAGAGCGAGACCGGCTGGCGCAACACCTTCCTGCGCTGGGTGCAAGACCCCAAGCCCGCCACCCTGCGCCTGGGCAGCATCTTTTTCGACTTCCGTGAGATATACGCGGAGGCCGACTATTTGGAGGCCCTGGGCCTGGCCTTGCGCGAGGCCATCGAGGTGAACCGTCTGTTCCTCAGGCACATGGCGGCCAACTCCCTGTACAACCGCCCGCCCCTGGGGTTCCTTAGGCAGTTCGTGGTGGAGAAAAGCGGCGAGCACGCCAACCAACTCAATCTGAAGCTTTCGGGCCTCACGCCCATCGTGGACGGGGCACGGGTCATGGCCCTGGATCTGGGCATCACCTCCACCAACACCCTGGAGCGCCTGGCGGCCATAGAGGCGCGGGGCATCATCAAACCCGAGCTGGCCGCGGACCTGAAAGAGGCCTTCAGCTTTATTACGCTGCTGCGCATCAGCCGGCACCTGGAGGCGCGGGCCGCCGGGAAGACCCCGGACAACTTCGTGGACCCGGAGAGCCTGACCAACTTCCAGCGCAAGATGCTCAAAGAGGCCTTCAAGGTGGTGAGCGAGTTGCAGAGCCTGTTGGAGCAGCGCTATCAAACGAGGCTTATCACCTAG
- a CDS encoding helix-turn-helix transcriptional regulator yields the protein MRESHTLIAAWVGRRLKQLRGERTQKEFADQLGLSQAQYNRYETGKRLAHDKVLAGVAGICGLSPEQVIWGDELPAGAQPQAEAARDVAELIALLDDEAREDLFVFLKNKTEDLARKRRSEARHALRVLQGLQKKAI from the coding sequence TTGCGGGAATCGCACACGCTCATAGCGGCCTGGGTGGGCCGCCGCCTCAAGCAGCTCCGGGGTGAACGGACCCAAAAGGAGTTCGCGGACCAGCTCGGCCTGAGCCAGGCCCAGTACAACCGCTACGAGACCGGCAAGCGCCTGGCCCACGACAAGGTGCTGGCCGGGGTGGCGGGCATCTGCGGCCTGAGCCCGGAGCAGGTGATCTGGGGCGACGAGCTGCCCGCCGGGGCCCAGCCCCAGGCCGAGGCCGCCCGCGACGTGGCCGAGCTGATCGCCCTGCTGGACGACGAGGCCCGCGAAGACCTCTTCGTCTTCCTGAAAAACAAGACCGAGGACCTGGCCCGCAAGCGGCGCTCCGAAGCCCGCCACGCCCTGCGCGTTCTGCAGGGGCTTCAGAAGAAGGCCATCTAA
- a CDS encoding adenylosuccinate synthase — protein sequence MACLVVLGTQWGDEGKGKIVDLLAEQAEAIVRFQGGNNAGHTLVVDGEKFIFHLVPSGVLHQDKACYIGNGVVIDPEVLLAEMAKLEGKGIAAGPEKIRVSERAQVIMPYHQALDNAREAAKGEGAIGTTGRGIGPCYEDKAARVGLRMIDLLEPDTLREKVEENCAAKNYLLTGYLNSAGIPAEPIIEQYLEFGQRLAPHITDVAVELDDILNDGGNVLMEGAQGTHLDIDHGTYPYVTSSNPVAGSACTGAGVGVTRLDKVVGVVKAYTTRVGGGPFVTELTGKTGQWLQEKGAEFGATTGRPRRCGWLDMVVVRHSVRLSGITGLAVTKLDVLTGLESIKICVGYKTSQGEVIQRVPASLKQLELCTAVYEELPGWSEDITGCRAYNELPANCQAYLERLAELAGAPLAVVSVGPGREETIMLDDAWA from the coding sequence ATGGCCTGTCTAGTGGTGCTAGGCACCCAATGGGGCGACGAGGGCAAGGGCAAGATCGTGGACCTGCTGGCCGAACAGGCCGAAGCCATCGTGCGCTTTCAAGGCGGCAACAACGCCGGTCACACCCTGGTGGTGGACGGCGAGAAATTCATCTTCCATCTGGTCCCTTCCGGCGTTTTGCACCAGGACAAGGCCTGCTACATCGGCAACGGCGTGGTGATCGACCCCGAGGTGCTCCTGGCCGAGATGGCCAAGCTGGAGGGCAAGGGCATCGCGGCCGGGCCTGAGAAGATCCGCGTCAGCGAGCGGGCCCAGGTGATCATGCCTTATCACCAGGCCCTGGACAACGCCCGCGAGGCGGCCAAGGGCGAGGGCGCCATCGGCACCACCGGCCGGGGCATCGGCCCCTGCTACGAGGACAAGGCCGCTCGGGTGGGCCTGCGCATGATCGACCTGTTGGAGCCCGACACCCTGCGCGAAAAGGTGGAGGAGAACTGCGCGGCCAAGAACTACCTGCTCACCGGCTACCTGAACAGCGCGGGCATCCCCGCCGAGCCCATCATTGAGCAGTATTTGGAGTTCGGTCAGCGTCTGGCCCCCCACATCACCGACGTGGCTGTGGAGCTGGACGACATATTGAACGACGGGGGCAACGTGCTCATGGAAGGCGCCCAGGGCACCCACCTGGACATCGACCACGGCACCTATCCCTATGTGACCTCCTCCAACCCGGTGGCCGGTTCGGCCTGCACCGGGGCCGGGGTGGGCGTCACCCGCCTGGACAAGGTGGTGGGCGTGGTCAAGGCCTACACCACCCGCGTGGGCGGCGGGCCTTTCGTCACCGAACTGACCGGCAAGACCGGCCAGTGGCTCCAGGAGAAGGGGGCCGAGTTCGGGGCCACCACCGGGCGTCCCCGCCGCTGCGGCTGGCTGGACATGGTGGTGGTGCGCCACTCGGTGCGCCTGAGCGGCATCACCGGTCTGGCCGTGACCAAGCTGGACGTGCTCACGGGCCTGGAGAGCATCAAGATCTGCGTGGGCTACAAGACCAGCCAGGGCGAGGTGATCCAGCGGGTGCCCGCCAGCCTCAAGCAGCTGGAGCTGTGCACCGCGGTGTACGAGGAGCTGCCAGGCTGGAGCGAGGACATCACCGGCTGCCGCGCCTACAACGAGCTGCCCGCCAACTGCCAGGCCTATCTGGAGCGCCTGGCCGAGCTGGCCGGCGCGCCCCTGGCCGTGGTCTCGGTGGGCCCGGGCCGCGAAGAGACCATCATGCTGGACGACGCCTGGGCTTGA
- a CDS encoding AsnC family transcriptional regulator, whose protein sequence is MDDTDKAILRAVQSRLPIDERPFAKLGQELGLSEDEVLERLAALKESGVIRRIGGNFTSTALGFASTLCAAQVPEDKFEAFVATVNAYHGVTHNYRRGHDYNVWFTFIAESMEDIEANLARIAKDTGVDKICSMPAKEMYKIKVDFPV, encoded by the coding sequence CTGGACGACACGGACAAGGCCATCCTGCGGGCGGTGCAGTCGCGCCTGCCCATTGATGAGCGCCCCTTTGCCAAGCTGGGCCAGGAGCTGGGCCTGAGCGAGGACGAGGTGCTGGAGCGCCTGGCCGCCCTGAAAGAAAGCGGGGTCATCCGGCGCATTGGAGGCAACTTCACCTCCACCGCCCTGGGCTTTGCTTCCACCCTGTGCGCCGCCCAGGTGCCGGAGGACAAGTTCGAGGCCTTCGTGGCCACGGTGAACGCCTACCACGGGGTGACCCACAATTACCGCCGGGGCCACGACTACAACGTGTGGTTTACCTTCATCGCCGAGTCCATGGAGGACATCGAGGCCAACCTGGCCCGGATCGCCAAGGACACGGGCGTGGACAAGATATGCTCCATGCCCGCCAAGGAGATGTACAAGATAAAGGTGGACTTCCCCGTATAA
- a CDS encoding YqaE/Pmp3 family membrane protein, producing MTADYLEPREPRAGSASFLLILLAIILPPLAVALSSGLGGRFWLNILLTLLGYIPGLVHAIWVVAKTA from the coding sequence ATGACCGCCGACTATCTGGAGCCCCGAGAGCCCCGCGCCGGCAGCGCCAGCTTTCTGCTGATCCTGCTGGCCATCATCCTGCCGCCCCTGGCCGTGGCCCTGTCCTCCGGCCTGGGCGGCCGCTTCTGGCTAAACATCCTGCTCACCCTTCTGGGCTACATCCCCGGCCTGGTGCACGCCATCTGGGTGGTGGCCAAGACCGCCTAG
- a CDS encoding 3'-5' exonuclease, which yields MSLVKARLGNLLARQRARSRGLHPHAQANLEALEGLDPSTPLDQCRFVVLDLETTGMDPEQDRVVSVGSLRIAQGRALLGESFAELVNPGRDIPAEAIKVHGITPDKIAHARHGAEVFEDWLGFLGRDILVAHYARFDLHFINHVMRERYGFPLQNLIIDTVLMCQAIVLPGDPYGIARHQKACRLESLAARFGIPTPERHTALGDALITAMVFQRMLARLSVVGPGRLKDLMRVAQLK from the coding sequence TTGAGCCTGGTCAAGGCCCGGCTGGGGAACCTGCTGGCCCGGCAGCGCGCCCGGAGCCGCGGCTTGCACCCGCACGCCCAGGCCAACCTGGAGGCGCTGGAGGGGCTGGACCCCAGCACGCCGCTGGACCAGTGCCGCTTCGTGGTGCTGGACCTGGAGACCACGGGCATGGACCCGGAGCAGGACCGGGTGGTGAGCGTGGGCTCGCTGCGCATCGCGCAGGGCAGGGCGCTGTTGGGCGAGAGCTTTGCCGAGTTGGTGAACCCGGGGCGGGACATCCCGGCCGAGGCCATCAAGGTGCACGGCATCACCCCGGACAAGATCGCCCACGCGCGCCACGGGGCCGAGGTGTTCGAGGACTGGCTGGGATTTTTGGGCCGCGACATCCTGGTGGCCCATTACGCCCGCTTTGACCTGCACTTCATCAACCACGTGATGCGTGAGCGCTACGGCTTTCCCTTGCAGAACCTGATCATCGACACGGTGCTCATGTGCCAGGCCATCGTGTTGCCCGGCGATCCCTACGGCATTGCCCGCCACCAGAAGGCCTGCCGTTTGGAGTCCTTGGCCGCGCGCTTCGGCATCCCCACCCCGGAGCGCCACACCGCCCTGGGCGACGCCTTGATAACCGCCATGGTCTTTCAGCGGATGCTGGCCCGGTTGTCCGTGGTGGGACCGGGGCGGCTAAAGGATTTGATGCGGGTGGCGCAGTTGAAGTAG